A genomic region of Oncorhynchus mykiss isolate Arlee chromosome 2, USDA_OmykA_1.1, whole genome shotgun sequence contains the following coding sequences:
- the LOC110502635 gene encoding intestinal mucin-like protein: MSSLTLSTSTGTLISHCDVKNTTTYLEVNNCRSSVPVEISACGGSCGTSSMYSAEKNTLMHSCSCCQEMSTSERKVEMVCPDGKKIMQSYIYIDKCGCHDSECDKNNHLD, translated from the exons ATGTCCTCCTTAACTCTGTCTACCTCCACAGGCACTTTAATCAGTCACTGTGATGTGAAGAACACCACCACCTACCTAGAGGTGAATAACTGCAGGTCCTCTGTGCCGGTGGAAATCTCAGCCTGTGGGGGATCCTGTGGAACATCTTCTAT GTACTCTGCAGAGAAAAACACCCTGATGCACTCCTGCTCCTGCTGTCAAGAGATGTCTACCAGTGAGAGGAAGGTGGAGATGGTCTGCCCTGATGGGAAGAAGATCATGCAGTCCTACATTTACATTGATAAGTGTGGCTGCCATGACTCTGAGTGTGACAAGAACAACCACTTAGATTAG
- the LOC110501204 gene encoding intestinal mucin-like protein, with product MPNISIGCSSLEAYAVRCAAAGVCIDWRKSTNGTCDLTCPKTKVFKACGSTIQPTCNSRYNDKYVHSCQGAQMTRDFVCDSFMEGCFCPEGTILFNTFSDTCVRDCGSTGPDGKPKQFGETWYSNCQKCTCNADTLSVQCEPVKCPPQEIVTCKKYGEVLVNETVHCCQINTCGE from the exons ATGCCAAATATCTCAATCGGCTGCTCCAGCCTGGAAGCCTACGCCGTGAGGTGTGCAGCAGCTGGAGTCTGTATCGACTGGAGGAAATCAACTAATGGAACATGTG ATCTGACATGCCCTAAGACCAAAGTGTTTAAGGCATGTGGCTCTACTATCCAGCCAACATGCAATTCAAG ATACAATGACAAATATGTGCATTCATGTCAAGGAGCACAAATGACCCGTGACTTTGTATGTGACTCATTCATGGAGGGCTGTTTCTGCCCTGAGGGTACCATCTTGTTCAACACATTCTCTGACACCTGTGTTCGTGACTGTG GATCTACAGGACCTGATGGAAAACCCAAACAG TTTGGTGAGACTTGGTACAGTAACTGCCAGAAGTGCACGTGTAATGCTGACACACTGAGTGTCCAGTGTGAACCAGTGAAATGTCCGCCCCAAGAAATTGTTACCTGTAAGAAGTACGGTGAGGTGTTGGTCAACGAGACGGTGCACTGCTGTCAGATAAATACATGTGGTGAgtag